The following are encoded in a window of Capricornis sumatraensis isolate serow.1 chromosome 7, serow.2, whole genome shotgun sequence genomic DNA:
- the MSANTD1 gene encoding myb/SANT-like DNA-binding domain-containing protein 1, with amino-acid sequence MVQARRPCPDLHVWTKARDALEGSNSVPLTLQLPSTGILGPASTLRAARALLDGASCQGPAGTEVPPDARPQALCLLGTQSLRVPTGHAAVPSGDAGAQPFTLPLRDPSAGAQQGVVTRPSTPACTPAALPQAHSRPRRGTGACCPGTAQAGHLGRQRLLTTTLQPPLGRNRSALRNTEQATEARVLSIRHGGQKGFRAWEPHGALLFIGTVCSQLPCASGEEVDSDQATGLLQLLVPSLVVMAFVLSVSQRMAVHGAYVGPILSEELPSRSGAPAAVCRPRRPALSALFNPTGAPGMATAEVPGYLVSPQAEKHRRARNWTDAEMRGLMLVWEEFFDELKQTKRNAKVYEKMASKLLEMTGERRLGEEIKIKITNMTFQYRKLKCMTDSESVPPDWPYYLAIDRILAKAPESCDGKLPDGQQPGPSTSQTEASLSPSAKSTPLYLPYTQCSYEGRFQDDGSDSSSSLLSLKFRSEERPVKKRKGQGGHLQRKKLRLLEALLEEQRRLSRALEETCREVRRALDQHSVLQAQSLQLQERMMSLLERIIAKSGV; translated from the exons ATGGTCCAGGCGAGGCGGCCATGCCCTGACCTCCATGTTTGGACGAAGGCCCGAGACGCCCTGGAAGGAAGCAACAGTGTCCCGCTCACCCTCCAGCTGCCCAGCACAG GGATTCTTGGTCCAGCCTCGACCCTCAGGGCAGCCCGGGCGCTGCTGGATGGGGCCTCCTGCCAGGGCCCTGCGGGCACAGAG GTGCCGCCGGATGCCCGGCCCCAGGCCCTCTGCCTTCTGGGCACGCAGAGCCTGAGGGTCCCCACAGGCCACGCAGCTGTGCCAAG CGGAGACGCTGGAGCCCAGCCATTTACCCTGCCTCTGCGGGACCCGTCTGCTGGGGCCCAGCAGGGGGTGGTCACCCGGCCCAGCACACCAGCCTGCACACCAGCAGCGCTGCCCCAGGCCCACAGCCGCCCCCGCAGAGGCACTGGGGCCTGTTGCCCTGGGACTGCCCAGGCTGGGCACCTAGGGCGGCAGCGCCTCCTGACGACCACTCTGCAGCCCCCGCTGGGCCG CAACCGCTCTGCTCTCCGAAACACAGAGCAGGCCACGGAGGCCAGAGTCTTGTCCATAAGGCATGGGGGACAAAAAGGCTTCCGTGCCTGGGAGCCCCACGGGGCCCTGCTGTTCATTGGCACCGTCTGCTCCCAGCTGCCTTGTGCCTCAG GGGAAGAGGTGGACAGTGATCAAGCCACGGgtctgctgcagctgctggtgCCCAGCCTGGTGGTGATGGCGTTTGTATTAAGTGTGAGCCAGAGGATGGCCGTGCACGGGGCAT ATGTAGGCCCCATTTTGAGCGAGGAGCTGCCTTCCAGGAGCGGGGCTCCCGCCGCGGTGTGCAGGCCCCGGCGGCCCGCCCTGAGCGCGCTCTTTAACCCCACAGGTGCCCCGGGCATGGCCACGGCAGAGGTGCCCGGCTACCTCGTGTCCCCACAGGCTGAGAAGCACCGGCGGGCCCGCAACTGGACGGACGCCGAGATGCGCGGCCTCATGCTCGTCTGGGAGGAGTTCTTCGACGAGCTGAAACAGACCAAGCGCAACGCCAAGGTGTACGAGAAGATGGCCAGCAAGCTGCTGGAGATGACGGGCGAGCGCCGGCTGGGCGAGGAGATCAAGATCAAGATCACCAACATGACCTTCCAGTACAG GAAATTAAAATGCATGACAGATAGCGAGTCCGTCCCGCCCGACTGGCCCTATTACCTAGCCATTGATAGGATTCTGGCCAAGGCCCCCGAGTCCTGTGATGGCAAACTGCCGGACGGCCAGCAGCCGGGGCCCTCCACGTCCCAGACCGAGGCGTCCCTGTCGCCGTCTGCTAAGTCCACCCCTCTGTACTTACCGTATACCCAGTGCTCCTACGAAGGCCGCTTCCAGGACGACGGCTCCGACAGCTCCTCCAGCTTACTGTCCCTTAAGTTCAG GTCGGAGGAGCGGCCCGTGAAGAAGCGCAAGGGCCAAGGTGGCCACCTGCAGAGGAAGAAGCTGCGGCTGCTGGAGGCCCTGCTGGAGGAGCAGCGCCGGCTGAGCCGCGCCCTGGAGGAGACATGCCGCGAGGTGCGCCGCGCGCTGGACCAGCACAGCGTCTTGCAGGCCCAGAGCCTGCAGCTGCAAGAGCGAATGATGAGCCTGCTCGAGCGCATCATCGCCAAGTCCGGCGTCTAG